In the Parasteatoda tepidariorum isolate YZ-2023 chromosome 3, CAS_Ptep_4.0, whole genome shotgun sequence genome, one interval contains:
- the LOC107439293 gene encoding bifunctional 3'-phosphoadenosine 5'-phosphosulfate synthase isoform X5: MNKNQQKSTNVTMQAHHVSRDKRGQIMGQRAGFRGCTIWFTGLSGAGKTTISFGVEDYLCSYGIPAYALDGDNVRHGLNKNLGFSPEDREENIRRVAEVAKLFADSGVIALSSFISPFGKDRNQARQIHEEAGLVFLECFVDTPLEVCEKRDVKGLYKKARAGEIKGFTGIDSSYEKPDKPDVHLKAGEHTVQDCVQLVIKLLIDKGIIPESVLDRVKELFVPASRLEWAKKEAETLPSIEITQLDLQWVQVLSEGWATPLKGFMREREYLQCLHFGCLLDDGVINQSVPIVLPISTEDKEKLLDVSAFALRYNGNCVAILRNPEFYEHRKEERCSRQFGTSNTGHPYVKMVFESGDWLAGGSLEVLERIKQNDGLDMYRLTPNELRAKFRKMGADAVFAFQLRNPVHNGHALLMRETKKQLVERGYKKPVLLLHPLGGWTKDDDVPLKTRIAQHKAVLNEKVLDPESTVLAIFPSPMMYAGPTEVQWHAKARMSTGANFYIVGRDPAGMPHPDTKKDLFEPSHGAKVLTMAPGLTQLEIIPFRVAAYDITKKQMALFDPSRKQDFEFISGTKMRHLARNNLQPPDGFMAPTAWQVLSDYYRSLSDKQ; encoded by the exons aACCAGCAAAAATCTACAAATGTCACAATGCAAGCGCATCATGTCTCTAGGGACAAAAGAGGTCAAATTATGGGCCAACGAGCTGGATTCCGTGGGTGCACAATTTGGTTCACAG GTTTATCTGGTGCTGGCAAGACAACAATATCTTTTGGAGTGGAAGATTACTTGTGCTCATATGGCATTCCAGCCTATGCCTTGGATGGTGACAATGTCCGTCATGGTTTGAACAAGAATCTCGGTTTCAGTCCTGAAGACAGAGAAGAAAATATTCGAAGGGTTGCTGAAGTAGCAAAACTGTTTGCTGACAGTGGTGTGATTGCATTGTCTAGTTTTATCAGTCCCTTTGGAAAG gatAGAAACCAAGCAAGACAAATTCATGAAGAGGCTGGCCTCGTTTTCCTTGAATGTTTTGTAGACACTCCTTTGGAAGTTTGTGAGAAAAGAGATGTCAAAGGACTATATAAAAAAGCAAGAGCTGGAgaaataaaag gATTTACTGGTATTGATTCCTCCTATGAAAAGCCTGATAAACCTGATGTTCACTTAAAAGCTGGAGAGCATACTGTACAAGATTGTGTGCAATTAGTTATTAAGTTATTGATTGATAAA gGCATTATTCCTGAGTCTGTTTTAGACCGTGTAAAGGAGCTTTTTGTTCCAGCATCTCGCTTGGAATGGGCCAAAAAAGAGGCAGAAACTTTGCCCTCCATTGAAATCACACAACTGGATTTGCAGTGGGTGCAAGTACTTTCAGAAGGTTGGGCTACACCTTTAAAAGGTTTCATGAGAGAACGTGAATACTTGCAGTGCCTCCATTTTGGTTGTCTCCTTGATG atGGAGTGATAAACCAATCCGTCCCAATTGTTTTACCTATATCTACTGAGgacaaagaaaaactattagATGTCTCAGCTTTTGCATTAAGGTATAATGGAAACTGTGTTGCTATTCTGCGAAATCCAGAGTTCTACGAGCACCGAAAAGAAGAACGATGCAGTCGCCAATTTGGTACAAGCAATACTGGACATCCCTATGTTAAA atggtATTTGAGAGCGGTGATTGGCTTGCTGGTGGGAGTTTAGAAGTACTAGAGAGAATCAAGCAAAATGATGGTTTGGACATGTATCGCTTAACTCCTAATGAATTAAGAGCTAAATTTAGGAAAATGGGT GCAGATGCAGTTTTTGCATTCCAATTACGCAACCCTGTGCATAATGGTCATGCTCTCTTAATGAGGGAAACAAAAAAACAGTTGGTTGAGAGAGGATATAAGAAACCTGTTTTGCTCCTTCATCCTTTGG GTGGTTGGACGAAAGATGATGATGTTCCATTAAAAACCAGAATTGCTCAGCATAAAGCTGTCCTGAATGAGAAAGTGTTAGACCCAGAATCTACAGTTTTAGCTATCTTTCCGTCTCCAATGATGTATGCTGGACCAACAGAA GTTCAATGGCATGCTAAGGCAAGAATGTCAACTGGTGCTAACTTCTATATTGTTGGAAGGGACCCGGCTGGTATGCCTCATCCAGATACAAAGAAGGATTTGTTTGAACCATCTCACGGAGCTAAA gttCTTACAATGGCTCCTGGTTTGACTCAACTGGAAATTATTCCTTTCCGTGTTGCAGCATATGATATTACTAAGAAACAAATGGCACTGTTTGATCCCAGTCGTAAACAGGACTTTGAATTTATATCAGGCACCAAAATGCGCCACTTGGCTCGAAATAATCTTCAACCTCCTGATGGCTTCATGGCCCCTACAGCCTGGCAGGTCCTTTCTGACTACTACCGTTCTTTATCAGACAAACAATAA
- the LOC107439293 gene encoding bifunctional 3'-phosphoadenosine 5'-phosphosulfate synthase isoform X3, translating into MTEIIKKFKPNQQKSTNVTMQAHHVSRDKRGQIMGQRAGFRGCTIWFTGLSGAGKTTISFGVEDYLCSYGIPAYALDGDNVRHGLNKNLGFSPEDREENIRRVAEVAKLFADSGVIALSSFISPFGKDRNQARQIHEEAGLVFLECFVDTPLEVCEKRDVKGLYKKARAGEIKGFTGIDSSYEKPDKPDVHLKAGEHTVQDCVQLVIKLLIDKGIIPESVLDRVKELFVPASRLEWAKKEAETLPSIEITQLDLQWVQVLSEGWATPLKGFMREREYLQCLHFGCLLDDGVINQSVPIVLPISTEDKEKLLDVSAFALRYNGNCVAILRNPEFYEHRKEERCSRQFGTSNTGHPYVKMVFESGDWLAGGSLEVLERIKQNDGLDMYRLTPNELRAKFRKMGADAVFAFQLRNPVHNGHALLMRETKKQLVERGYKKPVLLLHPLGGWTKDDDVPLKTRIAQHKAVLNEKVLDPESTVLAIFPSPMMYAGPTEVQWHAKARMSTGANFYIVGRDPAGMPHPDTKKDLFEPSHGAKVLTMAPGLTQLEIIPFRVAAYDITKKQMALFDPSRKQDFEFISGTKMRHLARNNLQPPDGFMAPTAWQVLSDYYRSLSDKQ; encoded by the exons aACCAGCAAAAATCTACAAATGTCACAATGCAAGCGCATCATGTCTCTAGGGACAAAAGAGGTCAAATTATGGGCCAACGAGCTGGATTCCGTGGGTGCACAATTTGGTTCACAG GTTTATCTGGTGCTGGCAAGACAACAATATCTTTTGGAGTGGAAGATTACTTGTGCTCATATGGCATTCCAGCCTATGCCTTGGATGGTGACAATGTCCGTCATGGTTTGAACAAGAATCTCGGTTTCAGTCCTGAAGACAGAGAAGAAAATATTCGAAGGGTTGCTGAAGTAGCAAAACTGTTTGCTGACAGTGGTGTGATTGCATTGTCTAGTTTTATCAGTCCCTTTGGAAAG gatAGAAACCAAGCAAGACAAATTCATGAAGAGGCTGGCCTCGTTTTCCTTGAATGTTTTGTAGACACTCCTTTGGAAGTTTGTGAGAAAAGAGATGTCAAAGGACTATATAAAAAAGCAAGAGCTGGAgaaataaaag gATTTACTGGTATTGATTCCTCCTATGAAAAGCCTGATAAACCTGATGTTCACTTAAAAGCTGGAGAGCATACTGTACAAGATTGTGTGCAATTAGTTATTAAGTTATTGATTGATAAA gGCATTATTCCTGAGTCTGTTTTAGACCGTGTAAAGGAGCTTTTTGTTCCAGCATCTCGCTTGGAATGGGCCAAAAAAGAGGCAGAAACTTTGCCCTCCATTGAAATCACACAACTGGATTTGCAGTGGGTGCAAGTACTTTCAGAAGGTTGGGCTACACCTTTAAAAGGTTTCATGAGAGAACGTGAATACTTGCAGTGCCTCCATTTTGGTTGTCTCCTTGATG atGGAGTGATAAACCAATCCGTCCCAATTGTTTTACCTATATCTACTGAGgacaaagaaaaactattagATGTCTCAGCTTTTGCATTAAGGTATAATGGAAACTGTGTTGCTATTCTGCGAAATCCAGAGTTCTACGAGCACCGAAAAGAAGAACGATGCAGTCGCCAATTTGGTACAAGCAATACTGGACATCCCTATGTTAAA atggtATTTGAGAGCGGTGATTGGCTTGCTGGTGGGAGTTTAGAAGTACTAGAGAGAATCAAGCAAAATGATGGTTTGGACATGTATCGCTTAACTCCTAATGAATTAAGAGCTAAATTTAGGAAAATGGGT GCAGATGCAGTTTTTGCATTCCAATTACGCAACCCTGTGCATAATGGTCATGCTCTCTTAATGAGGGAAACAAAAAAACAGTTGGTTGAGAGAGGATATAAGAAACCTGTTTTGCTCCTTCATCCTTTGG GTGGTTGGACGAAAGATGATGATGTTCCATTAAAAACCAGAATTGCTCAGCATAAAGCTGTCCTGAATGAGAAAGTGTTAGACCCAGAATCTACAGTTTTAGCTATCTTTCCGTCTCCAATGATGTATGCTGGACCAACAGAA GTTCAATGGCATGCTAAGGCAAGAATGTCAACTGGTGCTAACTTCTATATTGTTGGAAGGGACCCGGCTGGTATGCCTCATCCAGATACAAAGAAGGATTTGTTTGAACCATCTCACGGAGCTAAA gttCTTACAATGGCTCCTGGTTTGACTCAACTGGAAATTATTCCTTTCCGTGTTGCAGCATATGATATTACTAAGAAACAAATGGCACTGTTTGATCCCAGTCGTAAACAGGACTTTGAATTTATATCAGGCACCAAAATGCGCCACTTGGCTCGAAATAATCTTCAACCTCCTGATGGCTTCATGGCCCCTACAGCCTGGCAGGTCCTTTCTGACTACTACCGTTCTTTATCAGACAAACAATAA
- the LOC107439293 gene encoding bifunctional 3'-phosphoadenosine 5'-phosphosulfate synthase isoform X1 yields the protein MYSYFQVGYRRQLFLNYIDNENQQKSTNVTMQAHHVSRDKRGQIMGQRAGFRGCTIWFTGLSGAGKTTISFGVEDYLCSYGIPAYALDGDNVRHGLNKNLGFSPEDREENIRRVAEVAKLFADSGVIALSSFISPFGKDRNQARQIHEEAGLVFLECFVDTPLEVCEKRDVKGLYKKARAGEIKGFTGIDSSYEKPDKPDVHLKAGEHTVQDCVQLVIKLLIDKGIIPESVLDRVKELFVPASRLEWAKKEAETLPSIEITQLDLQWVQVLSEGWATPLKGFMREREYLQCLHFGCLLDDGVINQSVPIVLPISTEDKEKLLDVSAFALRYNGNCVAILRNPEFYEHRKEERCSRQFGTSNTGHPYVKMVFESGDWLAGGSLEVLERIKQNDGLDMYRLTPNELRAKFRKMGADAVFAFQLRNPVHNGHALLMRETKKQLVERGYKKPVLLLHPLGGWTKDDDVPLKTRIAQHKAVLNEKVLDPESTVLAIFPSPMMYAGPTEVQWHAKARMSTGANFYIVGRDPAGMPHPDTKKDLFEPSHGAKVLTMAPGLTQLEIIPFRVAAYDITKKQMALFDPSRKQDFEFISGTKMRHLARNNLQPPDGFMAPTAWQVLSDYYRSLSDKQ from the exons aACCAGCAAAAATCTACAAATGTCACAATGCAAGCGCATCATGTCTCTAGGGACAAAAGAGGTCAAATTATGGGCCAACGAGCTGGATTCCGTGGGTGCACAATTTGGTTCACAG GTTTATCTGGTGCTGGCAAGACAACAATATCTTTTGGAGTGGAAGATTACTTGTGCTCATATGGCATTCCAGCCTATGCCTTGGATGGTGACAATGTCCGTCATGGTTTGAACAAGAATCTCGGTTTCAGTCCTGAAGACAGAGAAGAAAATATTCGAAGGGTTGCTGAAGTAGCAAAACTGTTTGCTGACAGTGGTGTGATTGCATTGTCTAGTTTTATCAGTCCCTTTGGAAAG gatAGAAACCAAGCAAGACAAATTCATGAAGAGGCTGGCCTCGTTTTCCTTGAATGTTTTGTAGACACTCCTTTGGAAGTTTGTGAGAAAAGAGATGTCAAAGGACTATATAAAAAAGCAAGAGCTGGAgaaataaaag gATTTACTGGTATTGATTCCTCCTATGAAAAGCCTGATAAACCTGATGTTCACTTAAAAGCTGGAGAGCATACTGTACAAGATTGTGTGCAATTAGTTATTAAGTTATTGATTGATAAA gGCATTATTCCTGAGTCTGTTTTAGACCGTGTAAAGGAGCTTTTTGTTCCAGCATCTCGCTTGGAATGGGCCAAAAAAGAGGCAGAAACTTTGCCCTCCATTGAAATCACACAACTGGATTTGCAGTGGGTGCAAGTACTTTCAGAAGGTTGGGCTACACCTTTAAAAGGTTTCATGAGAGAACGTGAATACTTGCAGTGCCTCCATTTTGGTTGTCTCCTTGATG atGGAGTGATAAACCAATCCGTCCCAATTGTTTTACCTATATCTACTGAGgacaaagaaaaactattagATGTCTCAGCTTTTGCATTAAGGTATAATGGAAACTGTGTTGCTATTCTGCGAAATCCAGAGTTCTACGAGCACCGAAAAGAAGAACGATGCAGTCGCCAATTTGGTACAAGCAATACTGGACATCCCTATGTTAAA atggtATTTGAGAGCGGTGATTGGCTTGCTGGTGGGAGTTTAGAAGTACTAGAGAGAATCAAGCAAAATGATGGTTTGGACATGTATCGCTTAACTCCTAATGAATTAAGAGCTAAATTTAGGAAAATGGGT GCAGATGCAGTTTTTGCATTCCAATTACGCAACCCTGTGCATAATGGTCATGCTCTCTTAATGAGGGAAACAAAAAAACAGTTGGTTGAGAGAGGATATAAGAAACCTGTTTTGCTCCTTCATCCTTTGG GTGGTTGGACGAAAGATGATGATGTTCCATTAAAAACCAGAATTGCTCAGCATAAAGCTGTCCTGAATGAGAAAGTGTTAGACCCAGAATCTACAGTTTTAGCTATCTTTCCGTCTCCAATGATGTATGCTGGACCAACAGAA GTTCAATGGCATGCTAAGGCAAGAATGTCAACTGGTGCTAACTTCTATATTGTTGGAAGGGACCCGGCTGGTATGCCTCATCCAGATACAAAGAAGGATTTGTTTGAACCATCTCACGGAGCTAAA gttCTTACAATGGCTCCTGGTTTGACTCAACTGGAAATTATTCCTTTCCGTGTTGCAGCATATGATATTACTAAGAAACAAATGGCACTGTTTGATCCCAGTCGTAAACAGGACTTTGAATTTATATCAGGCACCAAAATGCGCCACTTGGCTCGAAATAATCTTCAACCTCCTGATGGCTTCATGGCCCCTACAGCCTGGCAGGTCCTTTCTGACTACTACCGTTCTTTATCAGACAAACAATAA
- the LOC107439293 gene encoding bifunctional 3'-phosphoadenosine 5'-phosphosulfate synthase isoform X4 encodes MLAGYRLLNQQKSTNVTMQAHHVSRDKRGQIMGQRAGFRGCTIWFTGLSGAGKTTISFGVEDYLCSYGIPAYALDGDNVRHGLNKNLGFSPEDREENIRRVAEVAKLFADSGVIALSSFISPFGKDRNQARQIHEEAGLVFLECFVDTPLEVCEKRDVKGLYKKARAGEIKGFTGIDSSYEKPDKPDVHLKAGEHTVQDCVQLVIKLLIDKGIIPESVLDRVKELFVPASRLEWAKKEAETLPSIEITQLDLQWVQVLSEGWATPLKGFMREREYLQCLHFGCLLDDGVINQSVPIVLPISTEDKEKLLDVSAFALRYNGNCVAILRNPEFYEHRKEERCSRQFGTSNTGHPYVKMVFESGDWLAGGSLEVLERIKQNDGLDMYRLTPNELRAKFRKMGADAVFAFQLRNPVHNGHALLMRETKKQLVERGYKKPVLLLHPLGGWTKDDDVPLKTRIAQHKAVLNEKVLDPESTVLAIFPSPMMYAGPTEVQWHAKARMSTGANFYIVGRDPAGMPHPDTKKDLFEPSHGAKVLTMAPGLTQLEIIPFRVAAYDITKKQMALFDPSRKQDFEFISGTKMRHLARNNLQPPDGFMAPTAWQVLSDYYRSLSDKQ; translated from the exons aACCAGCAAAAATCTACAAATGTCACAATGCAAGCGCATCATGTCTCTAGGGACAAAAGAGGTCAAATTATGGGCCAACGAGCTGGATTCCGTGGGTGCACAATTTGGTTCACAG GTTTATCTGGTGCTGGCAAGACAACAATATCTTTTGGAGTGGAAGATTACTTGTGCTCATATGGCATTCCAGCCTATGCCTTGGATGGTGACAATGTCCGTCATGGTTTGAACAAGAATCTCGGTTTCAGTCCTGAAGACAGAGAAGAAAATATTCGAAGGGTTGCTGAAGTAGCAAAACTGTTTGCTGACAGTGGTGTGATTGCATTGTCTAGTTTTATCAGTCCCTTTGGAAAG gatAGAAACCAAGCAAGACAAATTCATGAAGAGGCTGGCCTCGTTTTCCTTGAATGTTTTGTAGACACTCCTTTGGAAGTTTGTGAGAAAAGAGATGTCAAAGGACTATATAAAAAAGCAAGAGCTGGAgaaataaaag gATTTACTGGTATTGATTCCTCCTATGAAAAGCCTGATAAACCTGATGTTCACTTAAAAGCTGGAGAGCATACTGTACAAGATTGTGTGCAATTAGTTATTAAGTTATTGATTGATAAA gGCATTATTCCTGAGTCTGTTTTAGACCGTGTAAAGGAGCTTTTTGTTCCAGCATCTCGCTTGGAATGGGCCAAAAAAGAGGCAGAAACTTTGCCCTCCATTGAAATCACACAACTGGATTTGCAGTGGGTGCAAGTACTTTCAGAAGGTTGGGCTACACCTTTAAAAGGTTTCATGAGAGAACGTGAATACTTGCAGTGCCTCCATTTTGGTTGTCTCCTTGATG atGGAGTGATAAACCAATCCGTCCCAATTGTTTTACCTATATCTACTGAGgacaaagaaaaactattagATGTCTCAGCTTTTGCATTAAGGTATAATGGAAACTGTGTTGCTATTCTGCGAAATCCAGAGTTCTACGAGCACCGAAAAGAAGAACGATGCAGTCGCCAATTTGGTACAAGCAATACTGGACATCCCTATGTTAAA atggtATTTGAGAGCGGTGATTGGCTTGCTGGTGGGAGTTTAGAAGTACTAGAGAGAATCAAGCAAAATGATGGTTTGGACATGTATCGCTTAACTCCTAATGAATTAAGAGCTAAATTTAGGAAAATGGGT GCAGATGCAGTTTTTGCATTCCAATTACGCAACCCTGTGCATAATGGTCATGCTCTCTTAATGAGGGAAACAAAAAAACAGTTGGTTGAGAGAGGATATAAGAAACCTGTTTTGCTCCTTCATCCTTTGG GTGGTTGGACGAAAGATGATGATGTTCCATTAAAAACCAGAATTGCTCAGCATAAAGCTGTCCTGAATGAGAAAGTGTTAGACCCAGAATCTACAGTTTTAGCTATCTTTCCGTCTCCAATGATGTATGCTGGACCAACAGAA GTTCAATGGCATGCTAAGGCAAGAATGTCAACTGGTGCTAACTTCTATATTGTTGGAAGGGACCCGGCTGGTATGCCTCATCCAGATACAAAGAAGGATTTGTTTGAACCATCTCACGGAGCTAAA gttCTTACAATGGCTCCTGGTTTGACTCAACTGGAAATTATTCCTTTCCGTGTTGCAGCATATGATATTACTAAGAAACAAATGGCACTGTTTGATCCCAGTCGTAAACAGGACTTTGAATTTATATCAGGCACCAAAATGCGCCACTTGGCTCGAAATAATCTTCAACCTCCTGATGGCTTCATGGCCCCTACAGCCTGGCAGGTCCTTTCTGACTACTACCGTTCTTTATCAGACAAACAATAA
- the LOC107439293 gene encoding bifunctional 3'-phosphoadenosine 5'-phosphosulfate synthase isoform X2 gives MRPPLNGYRLFQNQQKSTNVTMQAHHVSRDKRGQIMGQRAGFRGCTIWFTGLSGAGKTTISFGVEDYLCSYGIPAYALDGDNVRHGLNKNLGFSPEDREENIRRVAEVAKLFADSGVIALSSFISPFGKDRNQARQIHEEAGLVFLECFVDTPLEVCEKRDVKGLYKKARAGEIKGFTGIDSSYEKPDKPDVHLKAGEHTVQDCVQLVIKLLIDKGIIPESVLDRVKELFVPASRLEWAKKEAETLPSIEITQLDLQWVQVLSEGWATPLKGFMREREYLQCLHFGCLLDDGVINQSVPIVLPISTEDKEKLLDVSAFALRYNGNCVAILRNPEFYEHRKEERCSRQFGTSNTGHPYVKMVFESGDWLAGGSLEVLERIKQNDGLDMYRLTPNELRAKFRKMGADAVFAFQLRNPVHNGHALLMRETKKQLVERGYKKPVLLLHPLGGWTKDDDVPLKTRIAQHKAVLNEKVLDPESTVLAIFPSPMMYAGPTEVQWHAKARMSTGANFYIVGRDPAGMPHPDTKKDLFEPSHGAKVLTMAPGLTQLEIIPFRVAAYDITKKQMALFDPSRKQDFEFISGTKMRHLARNNLQPPDGFMAPTAWQVLSDYYRSLSDKQ, from the exons aACCAGCAAAAATCTACAAATGTCACAATGCAAGCGCATCATGTCTCTAGGGACAAAAGAGGTCAAATTATGGGCCAACGAGCTGGATTCCGTGGGTGCACAATTTGGTTCACAG GTTTATCTGGTGCTGGCAAGACAACAATATCTTTTGGAGTGGAAGATTACTTGTGCTCATATGGCATTCCAGCCTATGCCTTGGATGGTGACAATGTCCGTCATGGTTTGAACAAGAATCTCGGTTTCAGTCCTGAAGACAGAGAAGAAAATATTCGAAGGGTTGCTGAAGTAGCAAAACTGTTTGCTGACAGTGGTGTGATTGCATTGTCTAGTTTTATCAGTCCCTTTGGAAAG gatAGAAACCAAGCAAGACAAATTCATGAAGAGGCTGGCCTCGTTTTCCTTGAATGTTTTGTAGACACTCCTTTGGAAGTTTGTGAGAAAAGAGATGTCAAAGGACTATATAAAAAAGCAAGAGCTGGAgaaataaaag gATTTACTGGTATTGATTCCTCCTATGAAAAGCCTGATAAACCTGATGTTCACTTAAAAGCTGGAGAGCATACTGTACAAGATTGTGTGCAATTAGTTATTAAGTTATTGATTGATAAA gGCATTATTCCTGAGTCTGTTTTAGACCGTGTAAAGGAGCTTTTTGTTCCAGCATCTCGCTTGGAATGGGCCAAAAAAGAGGCAGAAACTTTGCCCTCCATTGAAATCACACAACTGGATTTGCAGTGGGTGCAAGTACTTTCAGAAGGTTGGGCTACACCTTTAAAAGGTTTCATGAGAGAACGTGAATACTTGCAGTGCCTCCATTTTGGTTGTCTCCTTGATG atGGAGTGATAAACCAATCCGTCCCAATTGTTTTACCTATATCTACTGAGgacaaagaaaaactattagATGTCTCAGCTTTTGCATTAAGGTATAATGGAAACTGTGTTGCTATTCTGCGAAATCCAGAGTTCTACGAGCACCGAAAAGAAGAACGATGCAGTCGCCAATTTGGTACAAGCAATACTGGACATCCCTATGTTAAA atggtATTTGAGAGCGGTGATTGGCTTGCTGGTGGGAGTTTAGAAGTACTAGAGAGAATCAAGCAAAATGATGGTTTGGACATGTATCGCTTAACTCCTAATGAATTAAGAGCTAAATTTAGGAAAATGGGT GCAGATGCAGTTTTTGCATTCCAATTACGCAACCCTGTGCATAATGGTCATGCTCTCTTAATGAGGGAAACAAAAAAACAGTTGGTTGAGAGAGGATATAAGAAACCTGTTTTGCTCCTTCATCCTTTGG GTGGTTGGACGAAAGATGATGATGTTCCATTAAAAACCAGAATTGCTCAGCATAAAGCTGTCCTGAATGAGAAAGTGTTAGACCCAGAATCTACAGTTTTAGCTATCTTTCCGTCTCCAATGATGTATGCTGGACCAACAGAA GTTCAATGGCATGCTAAGGCAAGAATGTCAACTGGTGCTAACTTCTATATTGTTGGAAGGGACCCGGCTGGTATGCCTCATCCAGATACAAAGAAGGATTTGTTTGAACCATCTCACGGAGCTAAA gttCTTACAATGGCTCCTGGTTTGACTCAACTGGAAATTATTCCTTTCCGTGTTGCAGCATATGATATTACTAAGAAACAAATGGCACTGTTTGATCCCAGTCGTAAACAGGACTTTGAATTTATATCAGGCACCAAAATGCGCCACTTGGCTCGAAATAATCTTCAACCTCCTGATGGCTTCATGGCCCCTACAGCCTGGCAGGTCCTTTCTGACTACTACCGTTCTTTATCAGACAAACAATAA
- the LOC122269316 gene encoding uncharacterized protein: MDLFPIMDIESIYNLSYIDMAKAIIDRFNELLRFSERLFPFHNEDTPLLFAIRRNTGNLDEIRKLLSRGADINVVNEDGRTVLHEAVMNAYCNLGVVKLVLENEPALINRCDKLKKTALHMAMMFESYEAVVLELINRGADLNAEDLFKETPLHIAANFRHDLYKVLLDRGALIDARNCYGRTPLHCALMRQAPHLNVPLILALLSHGADVNAIDIGHNSILHYAVRNPQVKKEIIQMFLELGAVPDHRDLKKMPPLGYCKNKNISKLLIQYSVLQNLKIGANNEIIQPDKVLNLNFFTNKFDRMHWARYRGLCLKDIACMMDDKVSSDCTFFDYIFKRYNKKDVNLENTCEGIPDMVLVRFYNDAYPFCNDVIYAAIKLGELLNKLYYQPIYVMSENGPKEKIIFLNLHCIEHLAKYLSKLDLINLVLAYSLQDLYDFKEPKLEIVFKRPRPENKDCDVDDSISHIVCKKLKVVIDDNRNYETGLPFL; this comes from the coding sequence atggaccTTTTCCCAATCATGGATATAGAATCGATATACAACCTTAGCTACATAGATATGGCTAAAGCCATAATTGATCGCTTTAATGAACTTCTACGATTTAGTGAACGCTTATTTCCATTCCATAATGAAGATACTCCACTTCTATTTGCTATCCGAAGGAACACCGGCAACTTAGACGAAATACGAAAACTTTTATCGAGAGGCGCTGACATAAATGTTGTAAACGAAGACGGAAGAACTGTTTTACATGAAGCTGTTATGAACGCTTATTGTAATCTCGGCGTGGTGAAGTTGGTGCTGGAAAATGAACCTGCTCTAATAAATCGCTGTGATAAACTTAAGAAAACAGCTTTACATATGGCTATGATGTTTGAGAGCTACGAAGCTGTTGTTTTAGAACTTATAAATCGTGGGGCTGATTTAAACGCTGAGGATTTATTCAAAGAAACTCCACTACATATTGCAGCCAATTTTCGACATGATTTATACAAAGTTCTTTTAGATAGAGGTGCGTTGATCGATGCGAGGAATTGCTATGGGCGGACTCCATTACATTGTGCATTAATGAGACAAGCTCCTCATTTAAATGTTCCATTAATCCTTGCATTGTTGTCTCATGGAGCTGATGTGAACGCAATAGATATTGGTCATAATTCTATTTTGCATTATGCCGTGCGAAATCCAcaagtgaaaaaagaaataattcagaTGTTTTTAGAGCTGGGAGCTGTTCCGGATCATCGAGATCTGAAAAAAATGCCACCTTTAGgctattgcaaaaataaaaatatatctaagttGCTTATACAGTATTctgttcttcaaaatttaaaaattggtgcAAATAACGAAATTATTCAACCAGATAAAgtactcaatcttaattttttcacaaataagtTCGACCGTATGCATTGGGCTCGATATCGAGGCTTGTGTCTTAAGGACATTGCTTGCATGATGGATGATAAGGTCAGCTCGGATTGTACTTTctttgattatatatttaagaggtataataaaaaagatgtaaATCTTGAAAATACTTGCGAAGGGATTCCCGATATGGTACTGGTGCGATTCTATAATGATGCTTACCCGTTTTGTAACGACGTCATTTATGCTGCGATTAAACTTGGTGAATTGCTAAACAAACTCTACTATCAACCAATTTATGTCATGTCTGAAAATGGgccaaaggaaaaaattatttttttaaacttgcattgTATTGAACATTTGGCGaagtatttatcaaaattgGATTTGATTAATCTTGTATTGGCGTATTCTCTTCAGGATTTGTATGATTTTAAAGAACCAAAATTAGAAATAGTATTTAAGAGACCTAGACCAGAAAATAAAGATTGTGATGTTGATGATAGCATTTCGCATATTGTTTGCAAAAAACTGAAGGTTGTAATTGATGATAACCGCAACTATGAAACAGGACtgccatttttataa